A region from the Benincasa hispida cultivar B227 chromosome 12, ASM972705v1, whole genome shotgun sequence genome encodes:
- the LOC120092602 gene encoding protein BCCIP homolog: MPRRPTKQRQLLGTRPLTFSSFARTSCMVRNQILKSKGMKSHPKHEGNGFIRNSPEPRSESSDSSSSGEEFEEVQADFAFFDPKPDDFHGVKTLLQNYLDDTQWDIIGFSDLILGQTTVGSVVKVEGDEDNGVFSFITALNLERYKDHRSILELKEYLSKVCKDKNIKKDLKLLLKEQASSVGLIVSQRIVNLPPQLLPPLYDALFDEISWAIEDEPTKELQDSFRFKLYILVSKIYKLKTTNHKKKPTPKTEESIIYVKAEDEIFHKLCSWSFCFPLHVQPQTTEELQDYQLMGIVMAVEASKVPTFRDELKSLISES; encoded by the exons ATGCCTCGAAGGCCAACAAAGCAGCGCCAGCTGCTGGGAACTCGACCTTTAACTTTTTCCTCATTTGCTCGAACTTCTTGTATGGTGaggaatcaaattttgaaatcgaAAGGAATGAAATCTCACCCTAAGCACGAAG GTAATGGTTTTATTAGGAATAGTCCTGAGCCTCGGAGTGAATCATCCGACTCTTCTTCCAGTGGCGAAGAGTTTGAA GAAGTTCAAGCAGACTTTGCCTTTTTTGATCCGAAACCTGATGATTTTCATGGGGTGAAGACATTGCTGCAGAACTACCTAGATGACACACAGTGGGATATTATTGGATTTTCTGATTTAATATTAGGACAAACCACCGTTGGTAGTGTTGTCAAGGTAGAGGGGGATGAAGATAATGGAGTATTCTCTTTTATCACAGCCCTTAACTTGGAAAGATATAAG GACCATAGATCTATACTGGAGCTCAAGGAGTATCTCTCCAAAGTTTGCAAGGACAAGAATATAAAGAAGGACTTGAAGCTACTTCTGAAGGAGCAAGCATCCAGTGTAGGTCTCATAGTCTCTCAGAGAATTGTGAATCTTCCTCCCCAACTTCTGCCACCACTTTATGATGCCCTTTTTGATGAAATCTCTTGGGCTATTGAAGATGAG ccAACTAAAGAGCTCCAGGATTCCTTCCGCTTCAAATTGTATATTTTAGTCAGTAAAATTTACAAG CTCAAGACtacaaatcataaaaaaaaaccaactccTAAAACAGAAGAGTCAATTATCTATGTTAAGGCAGAAGATGAAATATTTCACAAG TTGTGTTCATGGTCTTTTTGCTTTCCCTTGCACGTCCAACCACAGACAACTGAAGAG CTACAAGATTACCAGTTAATGGGAATAGTAATGGCTGTTGAAGCAAGCAAAGTTCCCACATTTCGAGATGAGTTGAAATCTTTAATAAGTGAATCCTAA